The Globicephala melas chromosome 13, mGloMel1.2, whole genome shotgun sequence genome includes a region encoding these proteins:
- the NOC4L gene encoding nucleolar complex protein 4 homolog: MEGEAGPGGARRALGRLVEAVLANRGKANAVFDILAVLQSEDQEEVHEAVRACSRLFGALLARGELFVGQLPSEEMVMAGSRGATRKYRVWMRHRYHSCCNRLGELLARSSFRIKELALSTLMKFVQLEGEHPLEKPKWEGNYLFPYQLFKSVVGGLLSPEEDRSLLLCQFREYLEHDDIRYHTMQAAADAVARATDGRPEVPLAFWNNAFTLLSSVSLPRQESAPPSFYVKHAELSDKWKVVHLREHRKAFQQMWLGFLKHQLPLRICKKVLVIMHDSILPHLAQPSLMIDFLARACDVGGAVSLLALNGLFILIHKHNLEYPDFYRKLYGLLDPSVFHVKYRARFFHLADLFLSSSHLPAYLVAAFTKRLARLALTAPPEALLTVLPFICNLLRRHPACRVLVHRPRGPELDADPYDPQEEDPARSRALESSLWELQALQQHYHPEVSKAASAINQALSEAEVSIAPLLELTAFQIFEQDLQKKGPEPVPLEFIPAQGLLGRRGDLCAQHFTLS, encoded by the exons ATGGAAGGGGAAGCCGGCCCTGGGGGCGCGCGCCGGGCGTTGGGCCGCCTGGTGGAGGCGGTGCTGGCAAACCGAGGCAAGGCCAACGCCGTGTTCGACATCCTGGCCGTGCTGCAG TCTGAGGACCAGGAGGAGGTCCACGAAGCGGTGCGCGCATGCAGCCGACTTTTCGGGGCCCTGCTGGCCCGCGGAGAGCTGTTTGTGGgccagctgccctctgaggagatGGTCATGGCAG GGTCCCGGGGGGCCACTCGCAAGTACAGGGTGTGGATGCGGCACCGGTACCACAGCTGCTGCAACCGCCTGGGGGAGCTCTTGGCTCGCTCCTCCTTTCGGATCAAG GAGCTGGCCCTCAGCACCCTCATGAAGTTCGTGCAGCTGGAGGGCGAACACCCCCTGGAGAAGCCCAAGTGGGAAGGCAACTATCTGTTCCCCTACCAGCTCTTCAAG TCGGTGGTAGGAGGCCTGCTCTCTCCAGAAGAGGACCGCTCCCTGTTGCTCTGTCAGTTCCGGGAGTACCTGGAACACGACGACATCCGCTACCACACGATGCAGGCCGCGGCGGACGCTGTGGCCCGGGCCACTGATGGGCGCCCTGAG GTGCCCCTCGCTTTTTGGAACAACGCCTTCACGCTGCTGTCCTCCGTGAGCCTGCCCCGCCAGGAGAGCGCCCCCCCCAGCTTCTACGTGAAGCACGCGG AGCTCTCGGACAAGTGGAAGGTCGTTCATCTGAGG GAGCACAGGAAGGCCTTCCAGCAGATGTGGCTCGGCTTCCTCAAGCACcag CTGCCTCTCCGCATCTGCAAGAAGGTGCTGGTGATCATGCATGACTCCATCCTGCCTCACCTGGCGCAGCCCAGCCTCATGATCGACTTCCTCGCCCGCGCCTGTGACGTCG GTGGAGCCGTCAGCCTCCTGGCTTTGAACGGACTTTTCATCCTGATTCATAAGCACAACCT GGAGTACCCTGACTTCTACCGGAAGCTGTATGGCTTGCTCGACCCGTCTGTCTTCCACGTCAAGTACCGGGCGCGCTTCTTCCACCTGGCTGACCTCTTCCTGTCGTCCTC gcaTCTGCCTGCCTACCTGGTGGCTGCCTTCACCAAGCGCCTGGCCCGCCTGGCCCTGACAGCACCCCCCGAGGCTCTACTCACGGTCCTGCCCTTTATCTGCAACCTGCTGCGCAGACACCCAGCCTGCCGCGTCCTCGTGCACCGCCCCAGGGGCCCTG AGCTGGACGCCGACCCCTATGACCCCCAAGAGGAGGACCCTGCCCGGAGCCGAGCCCTGGAGAGCTCCCTgtgggagctgcag GCCCTCCAGCAGCATTACCACCCCGAGGTGTCCAAGGCCGCCAGCGCCATTAACCAGGCACTGTCCGAAGCCGAGGTCAGCATCGCGCCGCTTCTGGAGCTCACCGCCTTCCAG ATATTCGAGCAGGACCTGCAGAAAAAAGGGCCCGAGCCAGTGCCATTGGAGTTCATCCCGGCCCAGGGCCTGCTGGGCCGGCGGGGCGACCTCTGTGCCCAGCACTTCACGCTGAGCTGA
- the DDX51 gene encoding LOW QUALITY PROTEIN: ATP-dependent RNA helicase DDX51 (The sequence of the model RefSeq protein was modified relative to this genomic sequence to represent the inferred CDS: deleted 1 base in 1 codon), giving the protein MALFHVARYAGPEAAGAEAEADGRARALLERLRCRARERELQKQPPQQEPSEPAQTAQAAGKRRRRPRRTRRRKSGGAPRSPHAPPCKRRKADDEDEDAGAGRASRGGALDSGPRGADAPPRPRFCRAESSEEAPAGNSVGAEAAGSPEGQGGPPPEEASGPPAHALVLGGFGRSKAPKVQPFLPAWLAEPSCVGKSVTEGLVPIEDIPEVHPDLRKRLRAQGISSYFPVQAAVIPALLESAANGFLVSRGGYRPSDLCVSAPTGSGKTLAFVIPVVQALLRRAVCQVRALVVLPTKELAQQVSKVFSVYTDATPLRVALVTGQKSLAKEQESLVQDTADGFRCLADIVVATPGRLVDHVEQTPGFSLQHLRFLVIDEADRVIDSMHQAWLPRVVAAAFPSEGSRDPFALLQRTQPRAVTAASVCCPQMPLQKLLFSATLTQNPEKLQQLGLYRPRLFSTGSVHGGLRDPDVDVAGDLGGKYTFPAGLTHRYVPCSLRLKPLVVLHLILEMNLSRVLCFTNSRENSHRLFLLVQAFGGVRVADFSSRYGPGARKLILKRFQQGKIQLLISTDATARGIDVQGVQLVVNYDAPQYLRTYVHRVGRTARAGKSGQAFTLLLEVQERRFVRMLREGGVPRLERHDAPSELLQPLVPRYQEALSQLERAVREEQRQKAA; this is encoded by the exons ATGGCGCTCTTCCACgttgcgcggtacgcgggccccgaGGCGGCCGGGGCGGAGGCCGAGGCGGACGGCCGGGCTCGCGCGCTGCTGGAGCGGCTGCGGTGCCGGGCCCGAGAGCGGGAGCTGCAGAAGCAGCCGCCGCAGCAAGAACCCTCGGAGCCCGCGCAGACCGCTCAGGCGGCGGGGAAGCGGCGACGGCGGCCGCGCAGAACGCGGAGGCGCAAGAGCGGCGGGGCGCCGCGGAGCCCGCACGCACCTCCCTGCAAGCGGCGGAAGGCGGACGACGAGGATGAGGACGCGGGCGCAGGTAGGGCCTCGCGGGGCGGGGCCCTG GACTCGGGACCGCGTGGGGCTGACGCGCCGCCCCGCCCCCGTTTCTGCCGCGCAGAGAGCAGCGAGGAGGCGCCGGCGGGGAACAGCGTGGGCGCCGAAGCCGCGGGGTCGCCGGAGGGCCAGGGCGGACCGCCCCCCGAAGAGGCTTCTGGTCCCCCAGCCCACGCACTGGTGCTCGGGGGCTTTGGGAGGAGCAAGGCGCCAAAG GTCCAGCCTTTCCTGCCAGCATGGCTGGCTGAGCCAAGCTGCGTTGGAAAGAGTGTCACCGAAGGCCTGGTGCCTATTGAGGATATCCCGGAAGTCCACCCGGACCTGCGGAAGAGGCTGCGGGCTCAGGGCATCTCGTCCTACTTTCCAG TGCAGGCAGCAGTGATTCCCGCTCTCCTGGAGAGCGCAGCCAACGGGTTTCTGGTAAGCAGAGGCGGCTACCGGCCTAGCGACCTCTGTGTGTCTGCCCCAACGGGCAGTGGGAAGACACTGGCCTTCGTCATCCCTGTGGTGCAG GCCCTGCTACGGCGAGCCGTGTGCCAGGTTCGGGCCCTGGTTGTGCTGCCGACCAAGGAGCTGGCCCAGCAG GTGAGCAAAGTGTTCAGCGTCTACACAGATGCCACTCCTCTTCGGGTCGCCCTGGTCACCGGACAGAAGTCGCTGGCCAAGGAGCAGGAGAGTCTCGTGCAGGACAC AGCAGACGGCTTCCGCTGCCTGGCAGACATCGTGGTGGCCACCCCTGGCCGCCTGGTAGACCACGTCGAGCAGACCCCAGGATTCAGCCTCCAGCATCTCCGCTTCCTG gtCATCGATGAGGCCGACCGCGTGATAGACAGCATGCACCAGGCCTGGCTGCCGCGGGTGGTGGCCGCGGCCTTTCCCAGTGAGGGCAGTAGGGATCCCTTTGCTCTGCTCCAGAGAACACAGCCCCGGGCTGTGACTGCAGCCAG CGTCTGCTGCCCCCAGATGCCACTGCAGAAACTACTCTTCTCAGCCACTCTGACCCAGAACCCCGAAAAGCTGCAGCAGCTTGGCCTCTACCGGCCCCGGCTCTTTTCCACGGGGTCGGTGCACGGGGGCCTCAGAGACCCTGACGTGGACGTGGCCGGGGACTTGGGCGGGAAGTATACCTTCCCTGCGGGGCTCACG CATCGCTACGTGCCCTGCAGCCTCCGTCTCAAGCCGTTGGTCGTCCTGCACTTGATCCTGGAGATGAATCTCTCAAGGGTTCTGTGTTTCACCAACTCCCGTGAGAACTCCCACAG GCTGTTCCTGCTAGTCCAGGCTTTCGGGGGCGTGCGCGTGGCCGACTTTTCCTCCCGCTACGGGCCTGGCGCTAGGAAGCTGATCTTGAAGCGCTTTCAGCAGGGGAAGATCCAGCT CCTCATCAGCACCGACGCCACGGCCCGCGGCATCGACGTGCAGGGCGTGCAGCTGGTGGTGAACTACGACGCCCCCCAGTACCTGCGGACCTACGTGCACCG GGTTGGAAGAACCGCCCGCGCCGGAAAATCCGGACAGGCCTTCACGCTGCTCCTCGAGGTGCAG GAGAGGAGGTTCGTCCGGATGCTCAGGGAAGGCGGGGTGCCCAGGCTGGAGCGGCACGACGCCCCCAGTGAGCTCCTGCAGCCGCTGGTCCCACGGTACCAGGAGGCCCTGTCCCAGCTGGAGAGGGCCGTCAGG GAGGAGCAGAGGCAGAAGGCAGCCTAG